Proteins encoded together in one Rana temporaria chromosome 6, aRanTem1.1, whole genome shotgun sequence window:
- the LOC120943158 gene encoding E3 ubiquitin/ISG15 ligase TRIM25-like translates to MASADLREELECSVCLSIYTDPVNLKCGHNFCRACIDCVLDKQEKSGGYSCPECREEFKERPVLQKNITLCNIAERFLSAPPNQQETGASCTYCVDIPASAVKFCQLCEAFLCEKHLKVHTKSLEHVLSDPNTFLESRTCSVHKKILEYYCTEDTACICRSCRQDGEHQGHQVEKLDEASEKKKEKLRNVLQNVKTEKMETERRVQSLQESRRKVQEKAADETNKITLMFRDIRAQLEDLENRVRSEISRQMEQISFSFSDMIQLLEVKKDELFSKMCYIEELCSISDPITVLQESDTGLLCDKVIGDDEERWRTDKHLSDGRDLDVALISATLHTGLSDIMSGMTVRKHTGTRGYPCSNIEDTVPTKATEPSRPLSQPISTEMGEGRPTTGSVQKIPGLLKNKDISLDINTAGSYVHISDDGKTASWSPNQIYPGKNERFQDQPQVLSSWQFFSGRHCWEVDVGGSQRWIVGMCYPSIARSGDQSLIGNNNKSWCLERWDSRYSVIHDSKVIQVPDNVSSDRVKIYLDYEEGQLSFYDLCYPVRHLHTFTAIFTEPLHAILAIGQDGKITISGESGTCE, encoded by the coding sequence ATGGCATCTGCTGATCTAAGAGAGGAGCTGGAGTGTTCCGTGTGTCTGAGCATTTATACGGACCCTGTAAACCTGAAATGTGGACACAACTTCTGCCGAGCATGCATTGATTGTGTGCTGGACAAACAAGAGAAGTCTGgaggatattcctgtcctgaatgccGAGAAGAGTTTAAGGAACGTCCTGTACTGCAGAAAAACATAACCTTGTGTAACATAGCAGAACGTTTTTTGTCTGCCCCGCCAAACCAACAGGAAACAGGGGCCTCCTGTACTTATTGTGTTGATATTCCAGCATCTGCTGTTAAATTCTGTCAGTTGTGTGAAGCCTTCCTCTGCGAAAAACACCTAAAGGTCCACACCAAGTCATTGGAACATGTCTTATCTGACCCCAACACGTTCCTGGAGAGCAGAACATGCTCCGTTCACAAGAAgatcctggagtattactgcactgaggacACTGCCTGCATCTGCAGGTCTTGCAGGCAAGATGGAGAACACCAGGGACACCAGGTGGAGAAGCTGGATGAGGcttcagaaaagaaaaaagagaaattgAGAAATGTTCTACAGAACGTGAAGACAGAGAAAATGGAGACTGAGAGgagagtccagagtctgcaggaaAGCAGGAGAAAAGTACAAGAGAAAGCCGCTGATGAAACCAACAAAATCACTTTGATGTTCAGAGACATCAGGGCACAGCTTGAGGACCTAGAGAACAGAGTCCGGAGCGAAATCTCCAGGCAGATGGAGCAGATCTCGTTCTCGTTTTCTGATATGATCCAACTACTAGAAGTAAAGAAGGATGAGCTGTTCAGTAAGATGTGTTACATCGAGGAACTGTGTTCCATTTCTGATCCAATAACTGTCTTGCAGGAATCAGACACGGGTCTCTTGTGTGACAAAGTGATAGGAGATGACGAGGAAAGATGGAGAACTGATAAACACCTCAGTGATGGAAGAGACCTGGATGTGGCTCTCATTTCAGCCACATTACACACAGGTTTGTCTGATATTATGTCTGGGATGACGGTGCGGAAACATACAGGCACACGTGGCTATCCATGTTCTAATATTGAGGACACAGTTCCCACCAAGGCCACTGAACCATCCAGGCCACTCTCTCAACCCATCTCAACCGAGATGGGAGAAGGAAGACCCACCACTGGGTCGGTACAGAAAATACCTGGACTGCTGAAGAATAAAGACATATCACTGGATATAAATACTGCTGGTAGTTATGTACATATTTCagatgatgggaaaactgcttcTTGGTCACCAAACCAGATTTACCCAGGAAAAAATGAAAGATTTCAGGATCAGCCTCAGGTTTTAAGCAGTTGGCAATTTTTCTCAGGGCGACATTGCTGGGAGGTGGATGTCGGTGGGTCACAGAGGTGGATAGTTGGGATGTGTTACCCTAGTATAGCCAGAAGCGGTGATCAGTCATTGATTGGAAATAATAACAAATCCTGGTGTTTGGAAAGGTGGGATAGTCGGTATTCAGTTATACATGACAGTAAAGTGATACAGGTGCCTGACAATGTCTCTAGTGATCGAGTCAAGATTTATCTGGATTACGAGGAAGGGCAACTATCCTTCTATGACCTGTGTTACCCAGTCCGACACTTGCACACCTTCACTGCCATCTTCACTGAGCCCCTACATGCTATTTTAGCTATAGGACAAGATGGTAAAATAACAATATCTGGGGAAAGTGGGACATGTGAATGA